One genomic region from Candidatus Polarisedimenticolia bacterium encodes:
- a CDS encoding S8 family serine peptidase translates to MRLPADGSAGQLYLRAIALVVPIGALAVVGMSLLAAPAEVDEEDAFIAKLMEMDAKKMAGVHLPPATLRPSGFAVCGEDFKSPRRVDGDPRGLLRTNIADIDPKNPEAALRGLPADLQFADNEVTRLGARGHLTHGPDYLMLKPEAIAAKGLDAVLDGIRRDVTSIIDYRANSTILAYVEAGQVGKLRQNEDVAFFYAMQPGDKIDMTAGRRPLINRERALDPTFLLEVAMVPGGSGQGARDRLAKIPGVVDVADYGVDGSAYLVRADHKALGRIAREPEVLHIQESLELMQLNSKVPVMVQAGSAEDAHFIRPFDDAGVDGGGIDTNADGQRVNNGTDTVPPQLVGVIDNGISADTPSFSQTAMQVFDIQHSFPAANHRKVHSIIAVRDNGDDCDGVLDGAGSHGNTVASAIAAWPSGVGVFATRSGLGGGGQPRNANLDGVAKGARIIVSDVAGRSLCTINSLIERGGNVDPGSLATRLAELICPRSGGTGLCAGIVGGGAETHLAVTPFGAPDNFSTTQFLATNGTYPQQAADIDKFLYNNRDFMVFAPVGNNGGFSGNNRVGLMLCVIPDLFNGTAADEDPNVSRPIQTQPPSTAKNLVSVGGTRTDAVTVFGTNDQENNTVCFGSKGPATLESLRMAPLVTAPATDLLSLTFETASIAAFRSRDNNNVFPVDAQIDEGNFGTSYAAAYMAGAGALIRDYFAQGFYPTGDRQPANLVPNVSGALVKAALVASAKFGVLVGTQGQDVNERNLRRTRGMNLGTVGGVFIGVMGNSEQGYGRAVLSHTLPLSNWSKNFVTSPNAPSTPEHPARGLLVWDDIATGEPAIDNVTTSKTHRFRVGSPRTIVGAGGGLAVLRSELVIGLAWTDIPSAPGSGGPLVNDLDLVVTSPGPDNCLAPGDLKPDGVTVCPAGSATDNLAYDGNVYNGGHNAPWTDQYSLARPAASGEIHDLRNPQEGFHLNSDPNQDRN, encoded by the coding sequence GTGAGACTCCCTGCCGACGGGTCCGCCGGACAGTTGTACCTGCGCGCAATCGCTCTCGTCGTTCCCATTGGCGCATTGGCCGTCGTGGGGATGTCCCTCCTCGCGGCCCCCGCCGAGGTGGACGAGGAGGACGCCTTCATCGCCAAGCTGATGGAGATGGACGCGAAGAAGATGGCCGGCGTCCATCTGCCTCCCGCAACGCTGCGGCCTTCCGGATTCGCGGTCTGCGGCGAGGATTTCAAGTCCCCGCGGCGTGTCGATGGCGACCCCAGGGGATTGCTGCGGACGAACATCGCGGACATCGACCCGAAGAACCCCGAGGCTGCGCTTCGCGGCCTGCCGGCCGACCTCCAGTTCGCGGATAACGAGGTCACGCGCCTGGGCGCCAGGGGTCATCTGACCCACGGACCCGACTACCTCATGCTGAAGCCGGAGGCGATCGCGGCGAAGGGGCTGGACGCCGTTCTCGACGGCATCCGCCGGGACGTCACCTCCATCATCGACTACCGGGCGAACTCGACGATTCTCGCCTACGTCGAGGCGGGACAGGTTGGGAAACTGCGCCAGAACGAGGACGTGGCCTTCTTCTATGCCATGCAGCCGGGGGACAAGATCGACATGACGGCCGGCCGGCGCCCGCTGATCAACAGGGAGAGGGCGCTCGACCCGACCTTCCTACTCGAGGTAGCCATGGTGCCGGGCGGCAGCGGCCAGGGGGCGAGGGACCGTCTCGCGAAGATCCCCGGCGTGGTCGACGTGGCCGACTACGGCGTGGATGGCTCGGCCTACCTGGTCCGCGCGGACCACAAGGCTCTCGGAAGGATTGCTCGTGAGCCCGAGGTCCTGCACATCCAGGAATCGCTGGAGCTGATGCAGCTGAACTCGAAGGTTCCGGTGATGGTCCAGGCCGGCTCGGCGGAGGACGCCCACTTCATCCGGCCGTTCGACGACGCCGGGGTCGACGGCGGCGGCATCGACACGAACGCCGACGGCCAGAGGGTGAACAACGGGACGGACACGGTGCCGCCCCAGCTCGTGGGCGTCATCGACAACGGCATCTCGGCCGACACCCCCAGCTTCTCGCAGACCGCCATGCAGGTCTTCGACATCCAGCACAGTTTCCCCGCGGCCAACCACCGCAAGGTCCACTCGATCATCGCGGTGCGTGACAACGGCGACGACTGCGACGGCGTGCTCGACGGCGCGGGCAGCCACGGCAACACCGTGGCGAGCGCGATCGCCGCATGGCCGAGCGGAGTCGGCGTCTTCGCGACCCGGTCCGGCCTCGGCGGGGGCGGCCAGCCTCGCAACGCCAACCTCGACGGCGTGGCCAAAGGGGCCCGCATCATCGTGAGCGACGTCGCCGGCCGGTCGCTCTGCACGATCAACTCCCTGATCGAGAGAGGGGGGAACGTCGATCCCGGCAGCCTTGCCACGCGCCTGGCGGAGCTGATCTGCCCGCGCAGCGGCGGCACGGGCCTCTGCGCCGGCATCGTGGGGGGCGGGGCGGAAACGCACCTGGCGGTCACGCCGTTCGGCGCGCCGGACAACTTCTCCACCACCCAGTTCCTGGCGACGAACGGGACCTACCCGCAGCAGGCGGCCGACATCGACAAGTTCCTGTACAACAACCGCGACTTCATGGTCTTCGCCCCGGTCGGCAACAACGGCGGTTTCTCCGGTAACAATCGCGTGGGGCTGATGCTCTGTGTCATCCCCGACCTGTTCAACGGGACGGCGGCCGATGAGGACCCGAACGTCTCGCGGCCGATCCAGACGCAGCCCCCTTCGACCGCGAAGAACCTGGTGTCGGTCGGCGGGACCCGGACCGACGCCGTGACCGTTTTCGGGACGAACGACCAGGAGAACAATACGGTCTGTTTCGGATCGAAAGGTCCGGCGACTCTGGAGTCGCTGCGCATGGCGCCTCTCGTCACGGCCCCCGCGACCGACCTGCTGTCGCTGACCTTCGAGACGGCCTCCATCGCAGCGTTCCGCAGCCGCGACAACAACAACGTGTTCCCGGTGGACGCCCAGATCGACGAAGGGAACTTCGGGACGTCGTACGCCGCCGCCTACATGGCGGGGGCCGGAGCGCTCATCCGCGACTACTTCGCGCAAGGCTTCTATCCGACCGGCGATCGGCAGCCCGCCAACCTCGTTCCGAACGTCTCGGGGGCCCTGGTGAAGGCCGCCCTGGTGGCCTCGGCCAAGTTCGGCGTCCTGGTCGGGACGCAGGGGCAGGATGTCAACGAACGGAACCTCCGCCGCACCCGCGGCATGAATCTCGGTACGGTGGGAGGAGTCTTCATTGGTGTGATGGGGAACAGCGAGCAGGGATACGGCCGGGCGGTCCTCAGCCACACGCTGCCCCTGTCCAACTGGTCGAAGAACTTCGTGACCAGCCCGAACGCCCCGTCCACCCCGGAGCACCCCGCCCGGGGTCTTCTGGTGTGGGACGACATCGCCACCGGCGAGCCGGCGATCGACAACGTGACTACGTCGAAGACCCACAGGTTCCGCGTGGGCAGCCCGCGGACCATCGTGGGCGCGGGCGGCGGGCTGGCGGTTCTCAGGAGCGAGCTGGTCATCGGACTGGCCTGGACCGACATCCCGTCGGCGCCGGGGAGCGGCGGACCGCTG